In Megalopta genalis isolate 19385.01 unplaced genomic scaffold, iyMegGena1_principal scaffold0050, whole genome shotgun sequence, one DNA window encodes the following:
- the LOC117226672 gene encoding transmembrane protein 245 isoform X1, producing the protein MDNSRPPMDNLFNMLSSLSAGHENALKQGIYNAVALFLLCLISVAGYGLYIILSPFVKPLIWALLCGSVLFPFKYSLTTIVESWFEKTETSRTPLVINLTLLPLQIVDKISDNLGSFLWGHIKYIIATFLLGAMGLGLYHYTPNILNCLVWRICMSFNFILGFFITTCNIYTIFVLFIGYLYTLYIYWTPYNSFHFGYTSFVMWFYISLYISNILGAYKILVFISLQILCLVGFIYEVILIMETQELEGNNMTFMEATRIALTNNLVANVQKDTLTPLTSDESIENIGTEAKITDVQFGDSSQDVVRPLSAPVKTSSEFNPKVYKKSLSLDTDVNTALLSRKSQFPKSNRYILRRLKTELKISIDVEDNKVDTDIYMYGALYACIGMVLWKHKWMIYILMIPTAFYIIKQLANYFGLWKMVMKQYNIIMQITMTWFMERHQALLPANVRGLYKLVIVIDKKLTKALKASVDTMATIAVILGLLIFTISASIFITIQVYTEGMYLIQITGEILNSSLMNNPDIDWLPEQWEGSVNSVLDNAYTYGRSAISDGVKGMMKDLDPIKAEQMEKKVLELWDKLYQAWMMSNESSDLLESSVDVAGTHSVWESFTEVFEKTPLQLFNMDSIQNFIKENIGIFTSVLDSIWSILKGNMSVILTICTELFYIVLMSGSAVLNFALSMVVFFTTLFYLLSSSKKSYKPIELTTLFNPISCHSTLYVEGYAVALQEAVIGVFAATFKLASFFGMWTWFIHNLFQVKIVYLPATFATILGAVPFLDAYFACIPATLELWMTRGSMVAILFFMFHFIACNVVVTEFYKEIKGGGHPYLTGLSIAGGIFCLGVEGAIFGPLLLCCIMVAINLSRRYLNSPSDEVKPEHSEIKH; encoded by the exons ATGGATAACTCGCGACCGCCAATGGATAACCTCTTTAACATGCTGTCAAGCTTGAGTGCGGGTCACGAAAACGCTTTAAAGCAAGGCATTTACAATGCCGTGGCACTGTTTCTTTTATGCCTGATTTCAGTGGCTGGTTATGGGCTGTATATTATATTGAGTCCTTTCGTAAAACCCTTGATATGGGCCTTATTATGTGGGTCTGTTTTATTCCCATTTAAATATTCATTAACTACCATTGTAGAGTCATGGTTCGAAAAAACAGAAACATCTCGTACACCACTAGTTATAAACTTAACTTTACTACCCTTGCAAATAGTGGATAAAATCTCTGACAACTTGGGATCATTCCTATGGGGTcacattaaatatattattgctACGTTTTTGTTGGGAGCTATGGGTCTTGGTTTATACCATTATACACCAAATATACTAAATTGTCTTGTATGGAGAATATGTATGAGCTTCAATTTTATTCTTGGATTTTTTATAACAACATGTAACATTTATACG ATCTTTGTTTTGTTCATTGGATATTTATACACATTGTACATTTATTGGACACCATATAATTCGTTTCATTTTGGTTATACGTCGTTTGTTATGTGGTTCTATATTAGTCTGTACATTTCTAATATATTAGGAGCCTACAAAATACTTGTATTTATATCATTACAAATACTATGCTTAGTAGGATTTATATATGAAGTAATACTTATAATGGAAACTCAAGAGTTAGAAGGCAATAATATGACATTCATGGAAGCAACACGCATTGCACTTACAAATAATTTGGTTGCAAATGTTCAGAAGGATACATTAACTCCACTAACTAGTGATGAATCCATAGAAAATATTGGAACTGAAGCAAAAATCACAGATGTGCAGTTTGGAGACAGTAGCCAAGACGTTGTAAGACCACTATCTGCTCCAGTAAAAACAAGTAGTGAATTCAATCCAAAAGTATATAAAAAATCATTGTCATTGGATACTGATGTTAATACTGCTTTACTAAGTCGCAAATCACAATTTCCAAAAAGTAATCGCTACATATTAAGGCGATTGAAAACTGAATTAAAAATATCTATAGATGTGGAAGACAATAAAGTTGATACTGACATATACATGTATGGTGCACTGTATGCATGCATTGGTATGGTTTTGTGGAAACATAAATGGATGatatatattttaatgattCCAACagctttttatattatcaaacaACTTGCTAATTATTTTGGATTATGGAAAATGGTAAtgaaacaatataatattataatgcaaATTACAATGACCTGGTTTATGGAAAGACATCAGGCCCTTTTGCCAGCCAATGTTAGAGGATTATACAAacttgtaattgtaattgacAAGAAATTAACAAAAGCTTTAAAAGCATCAGTCGATACAATGGCAACAATTGCTGTGATCCTTGGTTTACTTATATTTACTATTTCTGCATCTATTTTCATAACAATACAG GTTTATACAGAGGGCATGTATCTTATTCAAATTACTGGAGAAATTCTTAATTCATCATTGATGAATAATCCAGACATAGATTGGCTACCCGAACAATGGGAAGGCTCAGTCAATAGTGTATTAGATAATGCATATACATATGGGCGAAGTGCCATTTCTGATGGA GTAAAAGGTATGATGAAAGATTTAGACCCCATAAAGGCAgaacaaatggagaaaaagGTTTTAGAACTCTGGGATAAACTATATCAAGCATGGATGATGTCCAATGAAAGTTCAGATTTACTTGAATCTAGTGTGGATGTTGCAGGGACCCATTCAGTTTGGGAAAGCTTTACCGAAGTCTTTGAAAAAACGCCTTTAC aACTATTTAATATGGACAGCatacaaaattttataaaagagaACATTGGAATTTTCACATCAGTTCTTGATTCTATTTGGAGTATACTTAAGGGCAACATGTCTGTGATACTAACTATTTGTACAGAGTTATTTTATATCGTACTCATGAGCGGATCAGCTGTTCTTAATTTTGCTCTCAGCATG gTAGTCTTCTTCACAACACTCTTTTATCTCCTTAGTTCTAGCAAGAAGAGTTACAAACCCATTGAATTAACCACATTATTTAATCCTATTAGTTGTCACAG CACTCTTTATGTCGAGGG ATATGCTGTGGCCTTACAAGAAGCAGTAATTGGAGTATTTGCTGCGACATTTAAACTCGCTTCCTTTTTTGGCATGTGGACATGGTTTATACATAACTTATTTcaagtaaaaattgtctacctGCCAGCTACTTTTGCAACAATACTTGGGGCTGTGCCATTTTTAGATGCATATTTTGCGTGCATTCCGGCTACTTTGGAACTCTGGATGACTCGCGGATCCATGGTTGCTATCTTATTTTTCATGTTCCATTTTATTGCATGCAACGTGGTAGTAACAGAATTTTACAAAGAAATCAAAGG TGGTGGACATCCTTACCTTACAGGTCTTTCAATAGCAGGTGGTATCTTTTGTCTAGGGGTGGAAGGTGCAATTTTTGGTCCATTACTGTTATGTTGCATTATGGTAGCAATTAATTTGAGTCGTCGCTATCTAAACTCACCTTCGGACGAAGTTAAACCTGAGCATTCTGAAATAAAACATTAA
- the LOC117226672 gene encoding transmembrane protein 245 isoform X2 has protein sequence MDNSRPPMDNLFNMLSSLSAGHENALKQGIYNAVALFLLCLISVAGYGLYIILSPFVKPLIWALLCGSVLFPFKYSLTTIVESWFEKTETSRTPLVINLTLLPLQIVDKISDNLGSFLWGHIKYIIATFLLGAMGLGLYHYTPNILNCLVWRICMSFNFILGFFITTCNIYTIFVLFIGYLYTLYIYWTPYNSFHFGYTSFVMWFYISLYISNILGAYKILVFISLQILCLVGFIYEVILIMETQELEGNNMTFMEATRIALTNNLVANVQKDTLTPLTSDESIENIGTEAKITDVQFGDSSQDVVRPLSAPVKTSSEFNPKVYKKSLSLDTDVNTALLSRKSQFPKSNRYILRRLKTELKISIDVEDNKVDTDIYMYGALYACIGMVLWKHKWMIYILMIPTAFYIIKQLANYFGLWKMVMKQYNIIMQITMTWFMERHQALLPANVRGLYKLVIVIDKKLTKALKASVDTMATIAVILGLLIFTISASIFITIQVYTEGMYLIQITGEILNSSLMNNPDIDWLPEQWEGSVNSVLDNAYTYGRSAISDGVKGMMKDLDPIKAEQMEKKVLELWDKLYQAWMMSNESSDLLESSVDVAGTHSVWESFTEVFEKTPLQLFNMDSIQNFIKENIGIFTSVLDSIWSILKGNMSVILTICTELFYIVLMSGSAVLNFALSMVVFFTTLFYLLSSSKKSYKPIELTTLFNPISCHRYAVALQEAVIGVFAATFKLASFFGMWTWFIHNLFQVKIVYLPATFATILGAVPFLDAYFACIPATLELWMTRGSMVAILFFMFHFIACNVVVTEFYKEIKGGGHPYLTGLSIAGGIFCLGVEGAIFGPLLLCCIMVAINLSRRYLNSPSDEVKPEHSEIKH, from the exons ATGGATAACTCGCGACCGCCAATGGATAACCTCTTTAACATGCTGTCAAGCTTGAGTGCGGGTCACGAAAACGCTTTAAAGCAAGGCATTTACAATGCCGTGGCACTGTTTCTTTTATGCCTGATTTCAGTGGCTGGTTATGGGCTGTATATTATATTGAGTCCTTTCGTAAAACCCTTGATATGGGCCTTATTATGTGGGTCTGTTTTATTCCCATTTAAATATTCATTAACTACCATTGTAGAGTCATGGTTCGAAAAAACAGAAACATCTCGTACACCACTAGTTATAAACTTAACTTTACTACCCTTGCAAATAGTGGATAAAATCTCTGACAACTTGGGATCATTCCTATGGGGTcacattaaatatattattgctACGTTTTTGTTGGGAGCTATGGGTCTTGGTTTATACCATTATACACCAAATATACTAAATTGTCTTGTATGGAGAATATGTATGAGCTTCAATTTTATTCTTGGATTTTTTATAACAACATGTAACATTTATACG ATCTTTGTTTTGTTCATTGGATATTTATACACATTGTACATTTATTGGACACCATATAATTCGTTTCATTTTGGTTATACGTCGTTTGTTATGTGGTTCTATATTAGTCTGTACATTTCTAATATATTAGGAGCCTACAAAATACTTGTATTTATATCATTACAAATACTATGCTTAGTAGGATTTATATATGAAGTAATACTTATAATGGAAACTCAAGAGTTAGAAGGCAATAATATGACATTCATGGAAGCAACACGCATTGCACTTACAAATAATTTGGTTGCAAATGTTCAGAAGGATACATTAACTCCACTAACTAGTGATGAATCCATAGAAAATATTGGAACTGAAGCAAAAATCACAGATGTGCAGTTTGGAGACAGTAGCCAAGACGTTGTAAGACCACTATCTGCTCCAGTAAAAACAAGTAGTGAATTCAATCCAAAAGTATATAAAAAATCATTGTCATTGGATACTGATGTTAATACTGCTTTACTAAGTCGCAAATCACAATTTCCAAAAAGTAATCGCTACATATTAAGGCGATTGAAAACTGAATTAAAAATATCTATAGATGTGGAAGACAATAAAGTTGATACTGACATATACATGTATGGTGCACTGTATGCATGCATTGGTATGGTTTTGTGGAAACATAAATGGATGatatatattttaatgattCCAACagctttttatattatcaaacaACTTGCTAATTATTTTGGATTATGGAAAATGGTAAtgaaacaatataatattataatgcaaATTACAATGACCTGGTTTATGGAAAGACATCAGGCCCTTTTGCCAGCCAATGTTAGAGGATTATACAAacttgtaattgtaattgacAAGAAATTAACAAAAGCTTTAAAAGCATCAGTCGATACAATGGCAACAATTGCTGTGATCCTTGGTTTACTTATATTTACTATTTCTGCATCTATTTTCATAACAATACAG GTTTATACAGAGGGCATGTATCTTATTCAAATTACTGGAGAAATTCTTAATTCATCATTGATGAATAATCCAGACATAGATTGGCTACCCGAACAATGGGAAGGCTCAGTCAATAGTGTATTAGATAATGCATATACATATGGGCGAAGTGCCATTTCTGATGGA GTAAAAGGTATGATGAAAGATTTAGACCCCATAAAGGCAgaacaaatggagaaaaagGTTTTAGAACTCTGGGATAAACTATATCAAGCATGGATGATGTCCAATGAAAGTTCAGATTTACTTGAATCTAGTGTGGATGTTGCAGGGACCCATTCAGTTTGGGAAAGCTTTACCGAAGTCTTTGAAAAAACGCCTTTAC aACTATTTAATATGGACAGCatacaaaattttataaaagagaACATTGGAATTTTCACATCAGTTCTTGATTCTATTTGGAGTATACTTAAGGGCAACATGTCTGTGATACTAACTATTTGTACAGAGTTATTTTATATCGTACTCATGAGCGGATCAGCTGTTCTTAATTTTGCTCTCAGCATG gTAGTCTTCTTCACAACACTCTTTTATCTCCTTAGTTCTAGCAAGAAGAGTTACAAACCCATTGAATTAACCACATTATTTAATCCTATTAGTTGTCACAG ATATGCTGTGGCCTTACAAGAAGCAGTAATTGGAGTATTTGCTGCGACATTTAAACTCGCTTCCTTTTTTGGCATGTGGACATGGTTTATACATAACTTATTTcaagtaaaaattgtctacctGCCAGCTACTTTTGCAACAATACTTGGGGCTGTGCCATTTTTAGATGCATATTTTGCGTGCATTCCGGCTACTTTGGAACTCTGGATGACTCGCGGATCCATGGTTGCTATCTTATTTTTCATGTTCCATTTTATTGCATGCAACGTGGTAGTAACAGAATTTTACAAAGAAATCAAAGG TGGTGGACATCCTTACCTTACAGGTCTTTCAATAGCAGGTGGTATCTTTTGTCTAGGGGTGGAAGGTGCAATTTTTGGTCCATTACTGTTATGTTGCATTATGGTAGCAATTAATTTGAGTCGTCGCTATCTAAACTCACCTTCGGACGAAGTTAAACCTGAGCATTCTGAAATAAAACATTAA